The stretch of DNA CCGGGGCAATGGACAGCCCGCAGCCTTGCCCGCGAACTGGGCGAAACGGCCAACCGCGTGAACCGTATCGTGCTGGCGATAGAAGCCGAAATTGGCGTGGAACGGGACGGCGCTTACGGAAATCTGCGGGTGCTGGGTGCTGGCTCAGCGGGGGGCAGCGACGCTGGGACGGTCTAAGGGTCAAGAGTCTGAGGGTCTAAGGTAAAGATCAGGTGGGGTGACGGCGGGGGCAGCTTCGGCAAGGCCAACGCCCAAGCACAAGCTTTTCGCAACCGCCCTTCGTAGATCCTTCGACCCTAGACCCTTAGTCCCCGCGCCAGCAGCTGGCCCCTCCTCGCCCTGCTTGCCTCTACAATGCAGCCAAACGCTCGTTAGGCAATTCGGTGAGGTAAGCCGCGATAGGGAGACACGATGGACACAGAACAGACGACAGACCGCCGGATTCGGGTTCTCATTGCCAAACCCGGCATGGACGGGCATGACCGGGGCGCGAAAGTGGTGGCGCGGGCGCTGCGCGACGCGGGCATGGAAGTGGTGTATACGGGGCTGCGCCAGACCGCCGAAATGATCGTAAACGCCGCCGTGCAAGAAGACGTGGATGCCATCGGCCTCAGCGTTTTGTCGGGCGCACATATGCACTATTTCCGCGAGGTCATGGCCCTGCTGCGCGAGCGGGACGCCACCGACATCATTGTGTTTGGCGGCGGCATCATTCCCGATCAGGATTTGCCGACGCTGAAGGAACTGGGCGTGGGCCGCGTATTTACGCCGGGAGCCAGCACCGAAGACGCCGCCACTTACCTGAAAACGGCAGTGACCGCGCGTTGGCAAGCGCAGGGCGAGGCCTAGATGCCCAAGCTCAGGCGATGAGCGCCAGCAGCGTCCAGATCACCCGCAGCGATTATTTGCGTTTGGCCCCGCTGTACACGGCTCAGGCCCTGGCAACGGGCGCGACCACCGTCAGCACCGTCCTCGCCAGCCTGGTCATGAGTGGGCTGGGCAGCGAACATCTGGCGGGCCTGCCCAGCACCCTGATCAGTGCGGCGGCGGCGTTGTCGGCAGGCGCTTTCGGGGCGCTGATGTTGCGCTCCGGGCGGCGCTTGGGGCTGGGGCTGGCCTTTGCGCTGGGGGCGGCAGGCGCGGTGGTGGGCTTTGCCGGGGCACGGGCAGGCTTGGTGCCTGTATTCCTGCTGGGCGCGGTCATGATGGGCGGCGCTCAGGGCGGCTACCAGCAGGCCCGCTACGCCGCCGCCGAAAGCGTGCCGGAATCGCGGCGCGGCACGGCGCTGGGCGCACTGATGCTGATGAGCGTGCTGGGTTCCTTCCTGATGACGGGCGCGTCGGGTGTGGTGGAAGGCATCGGCGCGGGCCTAGGCGTCAGTGCCGAAGTGGGCGGCTGGCTGATGGGCGGGCTGCTGCTGGCGGTGGCCGCCGTGCTGATGGTGTTCTGGAAACCGCTGGTGGCTCCGGCAACTGTGGCTCCGGGGGCTGCGGTGGCTGCCGCGCGCCTGCACCTCCGCGCCGCCATGTCTATGCCGGGCGTGCGGTCTACGGGGCTGGCATTGGCCGCCGCACAGGGCATCATGGTCACACTCATGAGCCTGACGCCGCTGCGGGCGCACCATGGGGGCATGGATCACACCGGAATTGCCGTGCTGATTTCGGGCCACATTCTGGGCATGTTCGGCTTCGGCTGGCTGACCGGGCCGCTGATAGACCGCTTTGGGCTGCGGCTGGGCTATATCGGCGGCTCGGTGCTGCTGGTGGCGGCGGCGCTCACGGCTCCTCTGGCGGGTTCGGCGTGGTTGGGGGCTAGCATGTTCCTGTTGGGATTGGGCTGGAATCTGGCGTTCGTCAGCGGTTCCAAAGCCCTGACCCGTTTTCCCGCAGTGCAGGGCGTCACCGATGGTCTGGGCTACGTCGCGGCGGGCACAGGAACCCTGCTGGGCGGCTTCGTTATTGCCCGCGCCGGATTCCCGCCCCTTGCCTACGCCTGCGCGGTGCTGGCCCTCCTGCCGCTGGTGAGCGCGTGGCGGGTACGGCGCTAGACCTTTACACCAAAGCAAAAATTAGGGCCGCAACCTCTTTGGGATTGCGGCCCTGCTTTAGTCCAGCCTACTCTTAGGCAAGCTCTTTTGGCGGAACGGGAGAGATTCGAACTCTCGAACAGGTTGCCCCGTTACACACTTTCCAGGCGTGCTCCTTCAACCACTCGGACACCGTTCCAGCGCACGCCAATCTAGCGGAGGCGCGGCCAAAAATCAAATGCCCGTTAGGGTGACTGGCAGAGGAAAACGGGCAAAGCGTGTGCTAGACGTGCTCAGGCGCTTTTTCGGAAGTGGTGGGAGTGACGGCCTGCGCGGGCTGAGGCGTGACTTCCTTTGCCATAACCACACCGGGCGTCACGCCAGAGGCAACGATGGTCTGCACAGGCGCGGGGGCCACCGATTGGGCCGGGTCGCGCATACTGCCCTCAAACTCTTCTTTCAGGCCAGCGGTTCCTTTGCGGAATTCGCGGATGCCTGCGCCCAAGCTTTTGCCCAATTCGGGTAGCTTGCGGGGGCCGAACACCAGCAGGGCGATCAGTAAAATAACGAGGATTTCTCCGGGGCCGATATTGGGCATACTAGGTACCTCCGTGTCGTACATAGAGTGGGTGGGCGGCGTCGTGCGCCTATCTTACGCCGTACCTCGCCCCGCCAAACGCAGCATGGGTGATAATTTGACAGCCATTGCCGAGGCTAAGGGGGCCGCGTCAGGGGGGTGTCTGCGTTAGGGGGTGTCTGGCTCTATACAGAGCCACGCCCCGCTGTAGCCCTTACGCTAGAGGCATGGCCGACCCCAGCCTCGCGGTTCTGACAGCCATGATTACGCCCGCCGTACTGATTAGCGGCGCGGGCACCCTGCTGATGAGCACCAGCGCCCGCTTAGGCCGCAGCACAGACCGGGTGCGGGCACTCACCGCCCGCTTCAAGTTCTTAGTCAGTGAAGAAGGGCAACGGGAGCCGCTGGCCCGCGACGAAAAACGCATGATCATTCAGCAATTGCCGCGCCTGACCCGCCGCACCCGCTATATCCAGCGGGCCATGCAAGCCTTCTATCTGGCCGTCACGCTGTTGGTCTGCACCAGCATCCTGATCGGCGCGGGCAGCCTCGGCAGCTTCGACACGGGCCTGATGCCCATTCTCCTCGCCAT from Deinococcus sp. QL22 encodes:
- a CDS encoding cobalamin B12-binding domain-containing protein — its product is MDTEQTTDRRIRVLIAKPGMDGHDRGAKVVARALRDAGMEVVYTGLRQTAEMIVNAAVQEDVDAIGLSVLSGAHMHYFREVMALLRERDATDIIVFGGGIIPDQDLPTLKELGVGRVFTPGASTEDAATYLKTAVTARWQAQGEA
- a CDS encoding MFS transporter encodes the protein MSASSVQITRSDYLRLAPLYTAQALATGATTVSTVLASLVMSGLGSEHLAGLPSTLISAAAALSAGAFGALMLRSGRRLGLGLAFALGAAGAVVGFAGARAGLVPVFLLGAVMMGGAQGGYQQARYAAAESVPESRRGTALGALMLMSVLGSFLMTGASGVVEGIGAGLGVSAEVGGWLMGGLLLAVAAVLMVFWKPLVAPATVAPGAAVAAARLHLRAAMSMPGVRSTGLALAAAQGIMVTLMSLTPLRAHHGGMDHTGIAVLISGHILGMFGFGWLTGPLIDRFGLRLGYIGGSVLLVAAALTAPLAGSAWLGASMFLLGLGWNLAFVSGSKALTRFPAVQGVTDGLGYVAAGTGTLLGGFVIARAGFPPLAYACAVLALLPLVSAWRVRR
- the tatA gene encoding twin-arginine translocase TatA/TatE family subunit, which gives rise to MPNIGPGEILVILLIALLVFGPRKLPELGKSLGAGIREFRKGTAGLKEEFEGSMRDPAQSVAPAPVQTIVASGVTPGVVMAKEVTPQPAQAVTPTTSEKAPEHV
- a CDS encoding DUF2721 domain-containing protein, which produces MADPSLAVLTAMITPAVLISGAGTLLMSTSARLGRSTDRVRALTARFKFLVSEEGQREPLARDEKRMIIQQLPRLTRRTRYIQRAMQAFYLAVTLLVCTSILIGAGSLGSFDTGLMPILLAILGAGGLAYGALLLSYEATLSAITTREEMRFLEKLGAHYAGLYDEGAEGLRSEGLKV